The following coding sequences lie in one Palaemon carinicauda isolate YSFRI2023 chromosome 7, ASM3689809v2, whole genome shotgun sequence genomic window:
- the LOC137644563 gene encoding uncharacterized protein → MKSPIAISTIVVVLLGVATADPSADPEPGHFGHGGFGGHHVGFGGHHGGIGFSRGLGYGGYRGKRSPVAEPEANPTALASPEPEAEPGHFGGFHGGHFGGFGGHHGGSFLGGFGGGYGGYRGKREAEAEPGHFGGIHGGHFGGFGGHHGGSFLGGFGGGYGGYRGKREAEAEPGHFGGIHGGHFGGFGGHHGGSFLGGFGGGYGGYRGKREAEAEPGHFGGIHGGHIGGFGGHHGGSFLGGFGGGYGGYRGKREAEAEPGHFGGIHGGHFGGFGGHHGGSFLGGFGGGYGGYRGKREAEAEPGHFGGIHGGFSGHHGFGSFGRGYGYYG, encoded by the exons ATGAAGTCCCCG ATTGCTATTTCCACCATAGTGGTGGTCCTACTTGGTGTAGCAACAGCTGATCCTAGTGCTGATCCTGAACCCGGCCACTTTGGACATGGTGGATTTGGTGGACACCATGTTGGATTTGGTGGACATCACGGTGGAATCGGATTCAGTAGAGGATTAGGTTACGGAGGATATCGTGGAAAGAGGAGTCCTGTAGCCGAGCCTGAAGCCAACCCCACTGCTCTTGCATCCCCAGAGCCAGAGGCTGAGCCAGGCCACTTTGGAGGTTTCCATGGTGGACATTTTGGTGGATTCGGTGGCCATCATGGAggcagcttccttggaggatttggtggaggttatggaggatatcgtggaaagagagaagctgaagcagaacctggtcactttggaggtatCCATGGTGGACATTTCGGTGGATTCGGTGGCCATCATGGAggcagcttccttggaggatttggtggaggttatggaggatatcgtggaaagagagaagctgaagcagaacctggtcactttggaggtatCCATGGTGGACATTTCGGTGGATTCGGTGGCCATCATGGAggcagcttccttggaggatttggtggaggttatggaggatatcgtggaaagagagaagctgaagcagaacctggtcactttggaggtatCCATGGTGGACATATCGGTGGATTCGGTGGCCATCATGGAggcagcttccttggaggatttggtggaggttatggaggatatcgtggaaagagagaagctgaagcagaacctggtcactttggaggtatCCATGGTGGACATTTCGGTGGATTCGGTGGCCATCATGGAggcagcttccttggaggatttggtggaggttatggaggatatcgcggaaagagagaagctgaagcagaacctggtcactttggaggtatCCATGGTGGATTTTCCGGACATCATGGTTTTGGAAGTTTTGGAAGAGGATATGGCTACTATGGTTAA